The proteins below are encoded in one region of Coturnix japonica isolate 7356 chromosome 10, Coturnix japonica 2.1, whole genome shotgun sequence:
- the LOC107318483 gene encoding dual oxidase maturation factor 1-like isoform X1, translating into MTLWDGSFPFYPGINACFPFDTTWAIIASVFLSALVTSIIILPGIRGKGRLFWLLRVVTSLFIGAVVLTMQFTRDWESGWVTANTSYKSFSHVMVNADIGLHIGLAGVNITLVGNPVNQVNETINYNEHFAWSFDADYDHSYSEGLEKGLPSPILYVAEKFTTHSPCNVHRQYRISSCYASIMLWMALCTWLISILLFSMPVLLYGGYMLLLTAVLMLFSLLFFITVRNIPKCPIQFGPASLKTDYGKSFWLTFTTGLLCLLLGLGVIVLNSVHPQKLKLVFNLDKGMREEVDGWDKSHLPAESSSSEQDVLMVSLDELCEVTATKL; encoded by the exons ATGACCCTTTGGGATGGCTCCTTCCCCTTCTACCCTGGCATCAATGCTTGCTTCCCCTTCGATACCACCTGGGCCATCATTGCCTCCGTCTTTCTCTCTGCACTGGTCACTTCCATCATCATCCTGCCAGGAATCCGGGGAAAAGGG AGGCTCTTCTGGCTCCTGCGGGTGGTGACAAGCCTCTTCATTGGAGCAGTGGTCCTCA CCATGCAGTTCACGAGGGACTGGGAGAGTGGCTGGGTGACAGCAAACACCTCCTACAAATCCTTCAGCCATGTCATGGTGAATGCAGATATTGGGCTGCACATCGGCCTGGCAGGGGTGAACATCACACTGGTGG GAAACCCGGTGAATCAGGTCAACGAGACCATCAACTACAATGAGCACTTTGCCTGGAGCTTCGATGCAGACTACGACCACAGCTATAGTGAAGGCCTGGAGAAGGGACTGCCCAGCCCCATCCTCTACGTGGCGGAGAAGTTCaccacacacagcccctgcaACGTGCACAGGCAGTATCGCATCTCCAGCTGCTATGCATCCATTATGCTGTG GATGGCCTTATGCACCTGGCTCATTTCTATCCTGCTCTTCTCCATGCCCGTCCTCCTTTATGGCGGCTACATGCTCCTGCTCACTGCCGTGCTGATGCTTTTCTCACTGCTCTTCTTCATCACGGTGAGGAACATCCCAAAGTGCCCCATCCAGTTTGGGCCAGCCTCCCTGAAAACAGATTACGGCAAATCTTTTTGGCTGACATTCACAACAG ggctgctctgcctgcttctGGGGCTGGGTGTGATTGTTCTCAACTCCGTGCACCCACAGAAATTGAAGCTTGTCTTCAACCTGGACAAGGGAATGAGAGAAGAAGTAGATGGGTGGGACAAGTCCCACCTGCCAGCAGAGTCCAGCTCCTCTGAGCAGGATGTACTGATGGTGTCCCTGGATGAGCTCTGTGAGGTGACAGCCACTAAACTGTAA
- the LOC107318483 gene encoding dual oxidase maturation factor 1-like isoform X2, with translation MSFQCTLSLRCLATRTKLSLIFTAMQFTRDWESGWVTANTSYKSFSHVMVNADIGLHIGLAGVNITLVGNPVNQVNETINYNEHFAWSFDADYDHSYSEGLEKGLPSPILYVAEKFTTHSPCNVHRQYRISSCYASIMLWMALCTWLISILLFSMPVLLYGGYMLLLTAVLMLFSLLFFITVRNIPKCPIQFGPASLKTDYGKSFWLTFTTGLLCLLLGLGVIVLNSVHPQKLKLVFNLDKGMREEVDGWDKSHLPAESSSSEQDVLMVSLDELCEVTATKL, from the exons ATGTCTTTCCAGTGTACATTGTCCCTAAGATGTCTGGCCACCAGGACAAAGCTATCCCTCATCTTTACAGCCATGCAGTTCACGAGGGACTGGGAGAGTGGCTGGGTGACAGCAAACACCTCCTACAAATCCTTCAGCCATGTCATGGTGAATGCAGATATTGGGCTGCACATCGGCCTGGCAGGGGTGAACATCACACTGGTGG GAAACCCGGTGAATCAGGTCAACGAGACCATCAACTACAATGAGCACTTTGCCTGGAGCTTCGATGCAGACTACGACCACAGCTATAGTGAAGGCCTGGAGAAGGGACTGCCCAGCCCCATCCTCTACGTGGCGGAGAAGTTCaccacacacagcccctgcaACGTGCACAGGCAGTATCGCATCTCCAGCTGCTATGCATCCATTATGCTGTG GATGGCCTTATGCACCTGGCTCATTTCTATCCTGCTCTTCTCCATGCCCGTCCTCCTTTATGGCGGCTACATGCTCCTGCTCACTGCCGTGCTGATGCTTTTCTCACTGCTCTTCTTCATCACGGTGAGGAACATCCCAAAGTGCCCCATCCAGTTTGGGCCAGCCTCCCTGAAAACAGATTACGGCAAATCTTTTTGGCTGACATTCACAACAG ggctgctctgcctgcttctGGGGCTGGGTGTGATTGTTCTCAACTCCGTGCACCCACAGAAATTGAAGCTTGTCTTCAACCTGGACAAGGGAATGAGAGAAGAAGTAGATGGGTGGGACAAGTCCCACCTGCCAGCAGAGTCCAGCTCCTCTGAGCAGGATGTACTGATGGTGTCCCTGGATGAGCTCTGTGAGGTGACAGCCACTAAACTGTAA
- the LOC107318485 gene encoding dual oxidase maturation factor 1, protein MTLFDGIYPFYTQQRKSFVFDVSTIIVVIIFLTLASTFLLIIPGIRGRARLYWMVRVLFSLMVGAVIVVVQFTGDWESGWVTANTSYKSFSHAMVNVDIGLHIGLAGVNITLVGNPVNQVNETINYNEHFAWSFDADYDHSYSGGLEKGLPSPILYVAEKFTTHSPCNVHRQYRISSHYTSASLWVAFCTWLISNMLFSTPVIVYGGYMILVTGAFMIFALLSFSTVRNSLVCPIQFGTTSLQIGYGGSFWLTLAVGLICFVAGITVVALHYFNSHLLKTFFDLREDKAEDYQEMTEVYVNLRFMNSTLSPPQPSELTLHDIRK, encoded by the exons ATGACTCTCTTTGATGGCATCTACCCCTTCTACACACAGCAGAGGAAGAGTTTTGTGTTCGATGTCAGCACCATCATTGTGGTTATCATCTTCCTGACACTGGCTTCCACCTTCCTGCTCATCATCCCAGGCATCCGTGGACGGGCG AGACTGTACTGGATGGTTCGTGTTCTCTTCAGCCTGATGGTGGGAGCAGTGATTGTTG TTGTCCAGTTCACGGGGGACTGGGAGAGCGGCTGGGTGACAGCAAACACCTCCTACAAATCCTTCAGCCACGCCATGGTCAATGTGGACATCGGGCTGCACATCGGCCTGGCAGGGGTAAACATCACACTGGTGG GAAACCCAGTGAATCAGGTCAATGAGACCATCAACTACAACGAGCACTTTGCCTGGAGCTTCGATGCAGACTACGACCACAGCTATAGCGGAGGCCTGGAGAAGGGACTGCCTAGCCCCATCCTCTACGTGGCGGAGAAGTTCaccacacacagcccctgcaACGTGCACAGGCAGTACCGCATCTCCAGCCACTACACATCAGCCAGTCTCTG GGTGGCCTTTTGCACTTGGCTCATCTCCAATATGCTCTTCTCCACACCCGTCATAGTCTATGGAGGCTACATGATCCTGGTCACAGGGGCCTTTATGATTTTTGCACTGCTCTCCTTCTCCACTGTGAGGAACTCCCTTGTGTGCCCAATCCAATTTGGGACCACATCCCTGCAGATAGGCTATGGGGGATCTTTCTGGCTCACACTAGCAGTAG gctTGATCTGTTTTGTGGCTGGAATCACTGTTGTTGCACTGCACTACTTCAACTCTCACCTACTGAAAACTTTCTTTGATCTCCGTGAAGACAAAGCAGAGGACTATCAAGAGATGACTGAAGTGTATGTCAACCTTCGGTTCATGAACAGTACACTGTCTCCTCCTCAACCCTCCGAACTTACCCTTCATGACATCAGAAAGTAG